The DNA window GTAGAGCAGCAtaggagaagagaggagagaacTGAATGGCATGGAGAATTCACCCTGTCCATGCCCCCAGGAATGGCTTTGTATCACCTGCTAAGGTACAACAAAATAGCCCTGGAATTTCTCAATTTCTTGAAAGTTTTGAGTAGAGTGGCCAGAAAGAAAGGTCAGATTGTCAGGGTTTAGCTTGTCAGACATGTTCTCCTTCTAACGACCATGAAGACACTGAATTTCCTGTCTGAGCAGCGACCACCCAGGTTGTTGGCAGTGCCTGTTACCCTGAGCCCTCTCATCCTGTGGCGTGGCACTGGGACTTCCTTCAGCCCACAATCCCAAATTTTCTATAGGatgctggaaattattttgtaccATGGATTGTGTGGATGCTTTTAAGTTTCCTGTTGGAATAATTGTCCTGTGGCACAATTTTCTGCACTGACATTTAAATGCAACTCTCCCTCCCACTCTAGACCTGTTGTACTGCCAGCAGAGACCTGGCATATCCAGTATGAACATCCTTCCTTCCAAGGTCACAATCAGGTGTCTAGAAATTGGGGAAGCCTGCTCACATCTGTGATGAGGATCTGCATGCATcgccaacagcagcagcttgtcAGCCTCTCCCAGGGCCTTGAAAAATGCTTCAAGCAACCGGAGCAAAAATGATGCCACTTTCAGCTAGTCAgacttcatttatttcattatgccatgaactctgattttttttgcattaccCACAGAGACTTCTAGGATGAGCTAAGACTCACATGTGCAATGTGAATGAGACAAGCAGtagaaataaaagataaacaAGGAAGAAACCCCTCCCTGTAAAGTTATTCAGGGATtccagggagaaagagaaagaagaaagaaaaagccctCAAGCctattttccatctcttctttAGGACATTTTTACATAGCACCTGACTGTGGCAATAACACAGCTAGCAATGGCCCCTTCTTTTGTAAATAGAAGGCTCAAACAGTGGCAATAAGAAGTCTTGACTGGTGAGTTACTGTGGAAAATATTCAGATGTTGCACTCTCCCACTGTGTGTCTGTAGGTAAAGCTCCAGCAGATCTCAAAGATAATATTCTTTCATGCTATTTAAATATGCACACCACTACTTTTTTGAAGTATCTTTCATTTTCATCAGAGCAGAGCTTCCTGATAAGATCCTGCCACATGAGCCTTTATCAGTGCTCTGAAACACCACCTGCACTCCACCAGCAGCCCAAAGCGGATTGCAAGGgaagagctcagctctgctgagggcCGTGATGAGCAGGTCAGGGCCTCTCCTCCCTGTCTGTGAGGAACAGTTACAGAACTAAATAATCCTGAAAAATACCCTCCAACCAGGGATCACCAGGGAAATGCTATAAAGTACTTCTCCTATAACAAGAACTGGGTCAATGCACTTTAGGAAGGAGGAagtggctctgtgctggtggcaaTGACATAATTTTTATATTGGTGACCAGCACAAATAGCTGACTGCTGGTGGAAGACTTCTCTAATTTGGATGTATATAGTGGTCTGAAAGCTTATGGGAGAGGTGGAGAGTTTGCCAGATAGACTTGCCTGGAGCCCACTCAGTTTTATCATCTCTGAAAGGGAGGTGAAGAAAAGATGACTCTTTGTTTATCGAAACCAAGAATATAATACAGGGAGAGCTGCACAAAGTGAAGGTTGGGCCACATTCTCACTTAAGGACACCATGAACTGAAAGTTGCACAGCCCCCAGGAATGAAGCTTGTGCAGGGAAAAAGGTGTGGGTACACCACCAGTACCCACAGGGCCTGTGTCAAGGTAGGGACAAGGACTGCAGGACAATCAGGGTGTCGTGTTTAAACTGGTAAAAGCTGATCTTTCTGCTTCAGTGAAGGAAATCCCAGTACAAACTCAAAAGTACCTCAGTGTGACAATAGTACATGCAGCTTCAAACtcaaaacaacattaaaaattcccaaattaaacccccaaacaaaccaatccatcccccctctgtccccccagAATTATAGAATGGAATAACAAAAAGCTGAAGACCTGAAATTAGTAGACCACACAGTCATCCCTATAATTTGCTCCACTTACCACTTCCTTGCAAGCTGTATTTACTCAATACCAATAATGCTGTGAATAGAAATTAGCATGCCTTCATGTCGATAAAAGGCAGGCACGTGGAGCTTTCAGAGACACTTTATCAGTGTGcacaggagaaaagcaaagcaaccTTACAGGGCTGGAAACATTTAAGAGGCACTATAATTGAAGcaagacaaaataaatagaGCTGTAAATTAGACCAGATTTGTCACAAGTCAATCAGTAAATGCAGAGATTTCTCTTTCAAGTCTATTACATCTCAATGAAAACAATTGAAACACATTCAGATACCAAACACAGTAACAGACATGCTAGTCAAGAAACAAAAGCATGCAAATACAGCGTTTTTCAAGAATAAATATGCATCACCAGCAAATCAGTTGGCACAGAACTGTGGCTGGTTCATGGTAGTAACAGATTTTACATCTTTTAACTACAGATGATGCCAAGGGGTCCAATCCTACTCCAGGAATTGCTCACGTCTCCCAGACTTTTCAGCACAGAGATTAGAACTGGGTTTGCCAAGTACTGGTATTGGTTTAGGAAAGACAGCAATTATCTGCTGAGCTCAGGGATAGAGTAGATGCACTGCTCTGCCCCTAGCAAGCCCACTACACAGTCTGTGTGAAGTGAtatgagaaaacaaacacagggaCTTCACTTCAAGCTCTTTCTAAACAGGAGACCCCATTTCTTTATGCTCAGCTCCACAAAGTAAAATAAGAAGCATATCCATAGTCCAGCAAAGTACACCTTGGTCAACTATAAAGGCAAAGTGAAGAACTGGCTAAGCACGTCCAGTGTTCTCAAGTGTTTGTGCCATCCTTTTTGTTTGGCACCATTCCTTGCACGGGAAGGCAGCACAATTGCCTGGCCTTAGGAACAACCTTATGAAGAGCTAATGTTGCCATCGTGTGGTAACCTTCAGAAATAAACGGCACTCCTGTAGTTCTTCGTGTCCCTCGTAGCTTTATAAAAAGGAAGAACCAGCCCTGAGGGCTGGACAATGCCCGTGGACTGAAAGGAAGGTGGCTTGCCCACAGTACAGGTTTCAGAGAGGTTTCATGAGTTGCTGAAAGGAGCATCAGATGCTGCTCACATGGAACACCCAGTCAGAAATGCACAGTGCAAGTACCAAAACCTGATATATCCTGTTATTGCACTTTCCCCCTTTTGGCCAAATTGTAAAAAACAGTAGTTTGACAGAAATACTGCTTGTTAGGTGTGGTGTTACAGAGCCCAGCTTTCTTTTAAAGCACAGAACACTCTCTCTCCCCAGCAGTGCCTAAATCTTTAATGCCCCACTCTCAAGGAGCAGTGCTAGGGCAGACACAACTCTCTACATGTGTTTTATACTGCTACCAGGTCACTCTCcagaacaatcccagctcccaaGGATTACTGTACACCTTATATCACAGAAGAGtttcagctgcctcagcagctgccaagtGGTAGGAATGAAAACACTGGATAAACTGCAGTCATAGGCAAAGATGTTCTGGGGAAGACAGTACCTTTAAAAATGAGTAAATGCTgcataaaaagcatttctgagcTCCTTATGATTGAAGGGGCATCTATTTTCTGTACAGGCACTTTTaccattttttcccatcagtCTTATATAACCAAGCTTAACAGTAGtacataaaaaaatcaagaaccCTAAGGGACAAATCTTTCACCTTAAAGGACCTCCAGGTTGATAGAAGTTACTTTCAAGTTAAGAGTTTCAGAGTAGGTGGATTTAATCACTTCAAAATCCAATTTAAAATCAATGTCTCCAGATACTTGAACATGGCTTTTAGTCCCAATTTgcataatttctgattttttttcccttagcaGTTATATCCCTTCCTATCAACCATGTGCTTGAGCTCTGTATTTCCAAGGGTATATAAGTAGCTCAAGACAACACTGTACACTTCTAAGTGTTTGGGTGTGCTTAATGCTGGCTGAAATAATGCAGCACTAACTGTGTAAATTGCTAAAGCACACATTTTTAGCAACATATGCTTATCAGTGTATTTGACAACATATACTTGAGTATGTATATGACAATATATAGGTCTCACAACcttcattctttaaaatatatacaatcTCCTCCAATTTATATTTGACTGaaaaagtaatttgcttttaaattaccAGATACCTCAGACTTAAAAGATTTCTCCAATCAATGTGAAGAAAATGTATCTCCTGCCAAGACACTACaggaggaaacaaaggaaattaCATGGATGCTGACGCTGAGATTtgtaaacattattttataatgCAAAGTCTAAATTGAGCAGTTCAGTGTTTCAGATGAACTTATTTTTAGGTCATGCTCCCTTTTACTTGATGGTTGTGATGAAATAGTGGAAATTATATGCTTCATAGTTTAATGAATTGGAGTTAATCTCGGGTCTTGACCCAAACTCTTACCCTTCAACATTCCAAAAAGCAAGCATATTGAAATACATGCTGACAATTTTCATCTTGTTAGTACATCACAAATTGCTCTAACTGTTCTTACAGGGCAACTATGGTGTTTGACATCTGAAGCATCCAAGTATTCCAGGTCACTACTTAAAAAATCGGGGGAagttttttagaaaataatttagtgtTTGAACAGCAATTTGTCGAGTCTTTCAAACACTGATATTCTTGTATTCTAACAAGAACACATCTTTTAGCATATGCCTGAATTTATACAGACCTGTTAGtgtgattatttttatgtattttgcaCTCAAGACTGTTCAATATTGTACATTCCCAACCAATTCCAACAGCAAACTGCTTTTAAATCTCAGGATCTGACCTACTTCAAATAACTGGAAATGCAATTATTTCAACTAGCATTGGGTACAGAGTACTGGGCACAGCATGGCAAAAGCATTTCTGCATGTTCTTGGGGAATACTAGAATCCAACACTTAAGATGTTAAAAATGAGACAGACAACCACTCTtggtcagaaataaaaacaaacgtatgattaaaatttaaatcaaatgtttgtaattttaaaattagaacaAGGACACAGAGTTATACATAATGAGaagttcattttatttctgtgcctTCTGTGCCTTGGGTGCTGGTGCCTTCTCTGGCTTCTTAGCCTTGGGTGCCTTCTCTGGCTTTTTGCCCTTTGGTGCCTTCTCTGGCTTCCCTGCCTTCTTGCCTTTTTTAGAAGCCATCCTCTGGAGCTTCTTCATTTCATGCTTGATGATTCTgtttctctgttaaaaaaaaaaaaaaaaaaaaaaaaagaaaatgtttatacTTTATCATAATGAAAAGAGCAAGAGTTCAAATATTGTGCCTTAATTAAAATTCTAAGCTTTCAGATTCTGCCTCTTTTCATTATCACCCTTTACCATGCATTATATTTGAAATGTCAAATTCCACTTAAAACTGTTCCAATCTACCAAGTGGACATTATCATTCTGGCTGGTAGCTCAGGCATCTCAATATTTCATGTGTAATGATTTTCATTAGAGGGTGAAATACTAACAGCAACCCATCCAGAATATTTGATTTTATCAGCAGGCAATTCCTTCCCCAGCTGTAACTTGGGAAGACTGACACATGGATTATACATGTTCAAGTCTGACCAACTACAGAAGAGAAAGTAGTGACATACaaaaaagcatggaaaattCAAGGCATTTCATACCCATAACCCAAGCCAGCTGTGAAAGCAAGCTACGAACACCGGATGTGACTCTGAAGTGAAAGCTACAAGCATTAACCCCATGAAGAAGCAGCACTCAAAACACTTACCATTTTCTTCGCTTTCATCACCTTGTAGCGGTCAAAGTCAGTCATTTTGGCTTTCTGTGTGAAAAGAATCAGTCATGAAACTCTGATATATACAAGTAGTAAAATTCAGCATTCCAAAGCATTCCTAAAGTAACTGATCATCTCCAAAAGAGGTTTAGCTGCACTTCTGGAACTAGCTCACAGTTTAAGGCCTTTGCACCATCCCAGGATGTAGTAAAAAGAGGATGTTATAGAAATAACTGAACAAAACCACATGCACTGTTAAAATACAAGAAGTTTAAACTGATAAGTTAAAAACCTATGCCTTGTCTATCTTTAATCCTAACTTGCTATTGAAAATGTGCAGCCTTTAGACTGTACCTAATTTTACAAGCAGAAGCAGTACATATACTCCTCATCCAGTTACCTTTTCTCGAGCCTCAATCTTCTTTGCCCATCTTGTCGCTGaccatttttcatttatattttccttctcccaggcAAGTCGCACACACTTCTGACGAGCGCTGCATTGGAACAGTCACAAAATAATATTCACAGTCTTTACTAAAAAAAGGTTCTCCCTGATGCTGGCCTCCCAAATTTCATTCAAGGAAAGATTACTCTACATTACTTTAGACACCTTACTTCAAGTCAATGTTACATGCATCTCTGTGGCCTAATTAATGTTGAGTAAGTGCTGTGCTAGAactgacagaatcacagaatgggtcaggttggaaggaaccatGGAAGGTCATCAAATCCAATgtccctgctcaagcagagccatcccagagcacatggcacaggattgtgtccagggGGTTCTTGAGTGTCTCCAGTAAGGGAGACTCCACCACCTTTCTAGGCAACCTGTTCGAGTGCTCAGTCACCTGAGCTCCAGGAGATCCACATCTCTctttgtcctgaggagcccagaactggacacatcattccaggtgtggcctcactggagcaggatcacctccctcaccctgctggctgCACTCTTCCTAATGCCCCCAGGATACCGCTGACTCTCTTGGTCACaaaggcactgctggctcagggacagcttgttgtccaccaggaccctcaggtccttctctgcagagctcctttCCAACAGCAAGTTGGCCTCAAGCCTGTACAGGTGCCCAGGATTATTGtcccccaggtgcaggaccctgcaccTGCCCTTGCTGAACTTCCAAATGCTCATCTCTCCAACCTGTTGAGATCCTTCTGAATGGCAGCACAGCACTCTGGGATATCAaccactcctcccagctttgtgtcatcaATGAACTCGCTGAGGAGGCATCTGCCCCTTCATCCAAGTCACTGATGAGTAAGTTAAACAATACTGGGCCCAGTATTGAACCTTGGGGGACACCATAGGTGACAGGCCACCAACCAGACCCCATGCTATTGATCATAGACCTCCAGGATCTGCTCCCAGTCCACCTCACTGTTAAAATGAGCAGCTGTTCCTAGCACTGCTATGGGATCAGAATCACTGTCCTTTTCTGATTCTGAATGACAGAAATTCACACATTAACCAAGCTAAAAGAACAGAATGAGTTCAGCCCCCTGCAGTTCCAGAGTAGttctgcaggcagggagcttATCTAATGCCTGAAGGTGACTTAAGCAGtagcaaaagcaaaactgcagcagcatttgcaTTGCTTTTCCCCACACCATCTACCACAGAACTACCTGTGAGATGCCTCGACTGCTGTGAGACTTCTTTTGCTCCTGAACAGCAGCTATAAGCCAACAATGGCAATGAAAACCTAAATATATTCAACTACAATATCACAGCGTGCCAAATTTTTGCTGTTTGAACCTTCTAGACTTAGCAAGGATCAGCCATCAAGTGAcagcatgggttttttttgttttttttttttttttttacacaggTCAAGAAAGATGCCAGCTCACCTGTGTGGGAACTTCAGGACAAAGTCAGTCAGCTGCATGCACTTGAAGGGCATGGCCTGCCTCCTGACACCACTGCAGGGGCCATCCACCAGTGcctgaaaaagggaaacaaatgtGTGGGGTTTGCAGCAGTTTTCCCACTGCATTTGATTTAGACAGCTTCTTCCTAATAATGTAGGAACAGGATCTTGACAACACTGATCCAAAACTGAAACACGTATTATGCAGACAGAATTGGAGATTGTTAAATCCTGCCTGTACAACCCAAGCTTTACAGAACGAATTTTGAAG is part of the Vidua chalybeata isolate OUT-0048 chromosome 1, bVidCha1 merged haplotype, whole genome shotgun sequence genome and encodes:
- the RPL14 gene encoding 60S ribosomal protein L14 isoform X2, which encodes MVFKRFVEIGRVAFISFGPHAGKLVAIVDVIDQNRALVDGPCSGVRRQAMPFKCMQLTDFVLKFPHSARQKCVRLAWEKENINEKWSATRWAKKIEAREKKAKMTDFDRYKVMKAKKMRNRIIKHEMKKLQRMASKKGKKAGKPEKAPKGKKPEKAPKAKKPEKAPAPKAQKAQK
- the RPL14 gene encoding 60S ribosomal protein L14 isoform X1; protein product: MIFKVFKRFVEIGRVAFISFGPHAGKLVAIVDVIDQNRALVDGPCSGVRRQAMPFKCMQLTDFVLKFPHSARQKCVRLAWEKENINEKWSATRWAKKIEAREKKAKMTDFDRYKVMKAKKMRNRIIKHEMKKLQRMASKKGKKAGKPEKAPKGKKPEKAPKAKKPEKAPAPKAQKAQK